One Persicobacter psychrovividus DNA window includes the following coding sequences:
- the rpsU gene encoding 30S ribosomal protein S21, whose amino-acid sequence MIIVNVKENESIEKALKRFKKKFERTGVLRELRARNFYSKPSVLSRQQRLKAAYKQKMYADENY is encoded by the coding sequence ATGATCATCGTAAACGTAAAAGAAAACGAAAGCATCGAAAAAGCGTTGAAACGCTTCAAGAAAAAATTTGAGCGCACTGGCGTATTGCGTGAGCTTCGCGCGCGTAACTTCTATTCAAAACCATCTGTTTTGAGCAGACAACAACGTCTTAAAGCTGCTTACAAGCAAAAAATGTACGCTGACGAGAACTATTAA
- a CDS encoding UDP-glucose/GDP-mannose dehydrogenase family protein, with amino-acid sequence MKIAVVGTGYVGLVTGTCFAETGNHVTCVDIDVQKIEKMRNKQMPIFEPGLDLLFNRNIEQGRLDFTTELAEGIKDAQVIFLALPTPPGEDGSADLQYILKVAEDLGPILEKYAVIVDKSTVPVGTAEKVRAKIQANAKVDFDVVSNPEFLREGVAVDDFMKPDRVVVGTQSAKAQKVMELLYAPLVRQGNPVIFMDEKSAELTKYAANSFLATKITFMNEIANLCELVGADVDAVRRGVGTDSRIGNRFLFAGIGYGGSCFPKDVQALAKSSREYDYNFELLNSVMEVNHRQKTKLFPKLIEYFGGSLRGKTIAVWGLAFKPNTDDIREAPALYNIDEFLEAGATVKVYDPEAMENVREIYGDKLVYSPHQYAASDDADALVIFTEWPVFRTPDFDVLAKGLKNSVIFDGRNLYDLDAMADLGFDYISVGRAEVKKAQAIKV; translated from the coding sequence ATGAAAATAGCTGTTGTAGGAACAGGATATGTCGGTTTGGTAACCGGTACCTGTTTTGCCGAAACTGGAAATCACGTTACATGTGTCGACATTGATGTGCAGAAGATTGAAAAGATGCGTAACAAGCAGATGCCTATTTTTGAACCTGGGTTGGATTTGTTATTCAACAGAAATATTGAACAAGGGCGATTGGATTTCACCACCGAGCTTGCTGAAGGCATAAAAGATGCTCAGGTGATCTTCTTGGCACTTCCAACACCTCCTGGGGAAGACGGATCGGCTGATTTGCAGTATATTTTAAAGGTTGCTGAGGATTTGGGGCCGATTTTGGAGAAATATGCCGTCATCGTAGATAAAAGCACCGTGCCTGTCGGAACGGCTGAAAAAGTGCGGGCGAAAATTCAGGCCAATGCAAAAGTGGATTTCGATGTGGTTTCCAATCCGGAATTTTTACGTGAAGGTGTGGCCGTGGATGATTTCATGAAGCCAGATCGTGTTGTTGTAGGGACACAGTCCGCAAAAGCACAAAAGGTGATGGAGTTACTCTACGCTCCTTTGGTACGCCAGGGGAATCCTGTCATTTTCATGGATGAAAAATCGGCAGAACTAACCAAGTATGCCGCTAATTCCTTTCTCGCAACCAAGATTACCTTTATGAATGAAATCGCCAACCTTTGTGAATTGGTTGGGGCAGATGTTGATGCGGTACGCCGTGGCGTTGGGACTGACAGCCGAATTGGTAACCGCTTTCTGTTTGCTGGTATTGGTTATGGTGGTTCCTGCTTCCCGAAAGATGTTCAGGCTTTGGCAAAATCCTCTCGAGAGTATGATTATAACTTCGAGTTATTGAATTCGGTAATGGAAGTCAATCACAGGCAAAAAACCAAGCTCTTTCCTAAATTGATAGAATATTTTGGTGGCTCATTGAGAGGGAAAACAATTGCTGTCTGGGGATTGGCCTTTAAACCCAATACGGACGATATTCGTGAAGCACCAGCGCTTTATAATATTGATGAATTTTTGGAGGCAGGTGCCACGGTAAAAGTTTATGACCCTGAGGCCATGGAAAATGTGCGCGAAATATATGGTGATAAGTTGGTTTACAGTCCTCATCAGTATGCCGCTTCTGACGATGCTGATGCATTGGTGATTTTTACAGAATGGCCTGTATTCAGGACCCCAGATTTTGATGTTTTGGCGAAAGGATTGAAAAATTCCGTTATCTTTGATGGACGAAATCTTTACGACCTTGATGCTATGGCAGATTTAGGATTTGATTATATTAGTGTTGGTCGTGCAGAGGTGAAAAAAGCACAAGCAATAAAAGTATAA
- a CDS encoding UDP-glucuronic acid decarboxylase family protein, which yields MKRVLITGAAGFLGSHLCDRFIKEGYAVVAMDNLITGDLKNIEHLFPLKQFEFYNHDVSNFVHVSGNLDYIMHFASPASPIDYLKIPIQTLKVGSLGTHNLLGLAKAKGARMLIASTSEVYGDPDVHPQKEEYWGNVNPVGPRGVYDEAKRFQEAMTMAYHTYHGVETRIVRIFNTYGPRMRLNDGRVLPAFIGQALRGEDLTVFGDGSQTRSFCYVDDLVEGIYRLLHSDYAHPVNIGNPNEITIGEFAEEIIKLTGTNQKVIYKELPTDDPKKRRPDISLAKDILNWEPQVMRAEGLKITYEYFKSLTQEDLHKKEHNSFEGYIKK from the coding sequence ATGAAAAGAGTATTAATCACAGGTGCAGCAGGTTTTTTAGGCTCGCACCTGTGTGATCGATTTATAAAGGAAGGTTATGCCGTTGTCGCAATGGATAACCTCATTACAGGTGATTTGAAAAACATCGAGCACCTGTTCCCTTTGAAGCAGTTTGAGTTCTACAATCATGATGTTTCCAACTTTGTTCACGTTTCAGGGAACTTGGATTACATCATGCACTTTGCCTCTCCGGCCTCCCCTATTGACTATCTTAAAATTCCAATTCAAACGCTGAAAGTGGGTTCCCTGGGGACGCACAATCTGCTGGGATTGGCGAAAGCGAAAGGCGCACGTATGCTGATCGCTTCAACCTCAGAAGTTTATGGGGATCCAGATGTTCACCCACAAAAAGAAGAGTACTGGGGGAATGTAAACCCAGTAGGTCCTCGAGGGGTATATGATGAAGCAAAACGCTTCCAGGAGGCTATGACCATGGCTTATCACACCTATCATGGTGTTGAAACACGTATTGTTCGTATTTTTAATACTTATGGTCCGCGTATGCGCCTGAATGATGGAAGGGTATTGCCCGCTTTTATTGGGCAGGCTCTTCGAGGAGAGGATTTGACCGTCTTTGGTGATGGCTCACAAACCCGTTCTTTCTGTTATGTGGATGATCTTGTGGAAGGTATCTACCGACTGTTGCATTCTGATTACGCCCACCCAGTAAACATCGGAAACCCAAATGAAATCACCATCGGTGAGTTTGCGGAAGAGATTATCAAACTGACAGGCACGAATCAAAAAGTGATTTATAAAGAGTTGCCAACAGATGACCCTAAAAAACGCCGTCCAGATATTTCTTTGGCGAAAGATATTTTAAATTGGGAACCACAGGTTATGCGTGCGGAAGGTCTTAAAATTACTTATGAGTATTTTAAGTCGCTTACACAGGAAGACCTTCACAAGAAGGAGCACAATAGCTTTGAAGGTTATATCAAGAAGTAA
- the rfbB gene encoding dTDP-glucose 4,6-dehydratase: protein MKSILITGGAGFIGSHVVRLFVNKYADYNIVNLDKLTYAGNLENLTDIQDAPNYTFVKGDICDAPFLAALFDQYQFDGVLHLAAESHVDRSIKDPLAFVQTNVIGTVNLLNEAKRIWDGNFEGKLFYHISTDEVYGSLDNGGFFYEDTSYDPQSPYSASKASSDHFVRAYHNTYGLPMVVTNCSNNYGPNQFPEKLIPLFINNIRNNKPLPVYGKGENVRDWLYVVDHARAIDVVFHKGKLGETYNIGGFNEWTNIDLIKVVCKVMDQKLGREEGSSAQLITYVTDRAGHDLRYAIDANKIMKELGWEPSLQFEEGISKTIDWYLEHQEWMDNITNGDYQKYYEDQYSV from the coding sequence ATGAAATCAATCTTAATCACAGGGGGAGCGGGTTTTATCGGCTCCCACGTCGTTCGGTTATTTGTCAATAAGTATGCAGATTATAATATTGTTAATCTGGATAAACTGACCTATGCAGGTAATTTGGAAAACCTGACAGATATTCAGGATGCCCCAAATTATACCTTTGTTAAAGGTGATATTTGCGATGCGCCGTTTTTAGCAGCACTATTTGATCAATATCAATTTGATGGGGTATTGCATTTGGCGGCAGAGTCTCATGTGGATCGGTCGATCAAAGATCCTTTGGCCTTTGTGCAGACAAATGTGATTGGTACGGTGAATTTGCTCAATGAAGCGAAGCGGATTTGGGATGGTAACTTTGAAGGTAAATTATTTTACCATATTAGTACTGATGAAGTGTACGGTTCTTTGGATAATGGCGGTTTCTTCTACGAAGATACGTCTTACGATCCACAGTCTCCTTACTCAGCCTCTAAGGCGTCTTCAGATCACTTTGTAAGGGCTTACCATAATACTTATGGCTTGCCTATGGTAGTGACCAATTGTTCCAATAACTATGGGCCAAATCAATTTCCGGAAAAGCTGATTCCTCTGTTTATCAATAATATCCGAAACAATAAGCCTTTGCCTGTTTATGGTAAAGGAGAGAACGTTCGTGATTGGCTTTATGTCGTTGATCATGCACGGGCTATTGATGTGGTATTCCATAAAGGTAAATTGGGAGAAACTTATAATATTGGTGGTTTCAATGAATGGACCAATATTGATTTGATCAAAGTGGTTTGTAAAGTGATGGACCAGAAACTTGGTCGCGAGGAAGGTTCTTCAGCACAACTGATCACCTACGTTACCGACCGTGCAGGCCACGATTTACGTTATGCGATTGACGCCAATAAAATCATGAAAGAGCTCGGCTGGGAGCCAAGTTTGCAGTTTGAAGAAGGAATTTCCAAAACGATTGACTGGTATCTTGAACATCAGGAATGGATGGACAACATCACCAATGGTGATTATCAGAAGTATTACGAGGATCAGTATTCCGTTTAA
- the rfbA gene encoding glucose-1-phosphate thymidylyltransferase RfbA produces the protein MKGIILAGGSGTRLHPLTLAMSKQMMPVYDKPMIYYPLSILMMSGIREILIISTPRDLPFFEQLLGDGKNLGCEFSYAVQEKPEGLAQAFLIGEEFIGNDKVALILGDNIFYGTGLAKQLQANTDPDGGVIYAYHVTDPERYGVVEFDEQMNAKSIEEKPEHPKSNYAVPGLYFYDNDVVKIAKEIEPSPRGELEITDVNKVYLEQGRLKVSVMNRGTAWLDTGTHASLAQAGQFVQIIEERQGLKVGCIEEIAYRMQFIGKAQLMDLAEPLMKSGYGQYLKHVLEQ, from the coding sequence ATGAAAGGAATAATATTAGCTGGAGGTTCAGGAACGAGACTCCACCCGTTGACCTTGGCGATGAGCAAGCAAATGATGCCTGTTTATGATAAGCCGATGATTTACTACCCGCTGAGCATTTTAATGATGTCGGGGATCAGGGAGATTTTGATTATTTCCACGCCGAGAGATTTGCCATTTTTTGAACAGCTTTTGGGCGATGGCAAAAATTTAGGCTGTGAGTTCTCTTATGCAGTGCAAGAAAAGCCAGAGGGATTAGCGCAGGCTTTCTTGATTGGGGAAGAATTCATTGGTAATGACAAAGTGGCATTAATCCTTGGTGATAATATTTTTTATGGAACAGGACTTGCCAAACAGTTGCAGGCCAATACCGACCCTGATGGTGGGGTGATTTACGCTTACCATGTAACGGATCCTGAGCGTTACGGCGTTGTTGAGTTCGATGAGCAGATGAACGCGAAATCAATCGAGGAGAAGCCTGAGCATCCGAAATCAAACTACGCTGTTCCTGGTCTTTATTTCTACGACAATGATGTGGTGAAAATAGCCAAGGAAATTGAGCCAAGTCCCCGTGGCGAATTGGAAATTACGGATGTAAACAAAGTATATCTTGAACAGGGAAGGCTCAAGGTAAGTGTGATGAATCGTGGTACCGCTTGGCTGGATACAGGGACGCATGCTTCTTTAGCGCAGGCTGGGCAGTTTGTTCAGATTATTGAGGAACGACAAGGGTTGAAGGTTGGCTGTATTGAGGAGATTGCCTATAGAATGCAATTTATCGGCAAGGCGCAGCTGATGGATCTGGCGGAACCACTGATGAAAAGTGGTTATGGTCAGTACCTCAAGCATGTGCTTGAGCAATAA
- the cysS gene encoding cysteine--tRNA ligase yields the protein MLNDLKVYNSLSGKKEIFEPLNPPFVGMYVCGPTVYSDVHLGNVRTFMCFDVINRYLKFRDFRVRYVRNITDVGHLINDADEGEDKIGRIAKLEKIEPMQVVQRYTSGFHQVMSLFNILPPDIEPSATGHIIEQIQIIQKIIDAGFAYESEGSIYFDIAKYNESNNYGELSGRVIEDLLETTRTLDGQEEKRSKADFALWKKASEEHIMRWPSPWGEGFPGWHLECTAMSTKYLGDQFDIHGGGLDLKFPHHECEIAQGKSATGKDPVKYWLHSNMLTVNGTKMSKSKGNSFLPHQLVSGNHELLEKGYSPMTVRFFMLQSHYSSPLDFSNDALKAAEKGYIRLANGMRTLGKLSYQHEEGVEPNEKQIKQINGICDNCYRAMNDDFNTAQTIAHLFNLLKKINMIHIGQLKYAEIGEEVYNRMVETFQGFAFDVLGLQEERIQDADPIIEVLLSLYKEAKDAKNYDKVDEIRSALKAQGIAVKDMRTHIDWAYDEK from the coding sequence ATGCTGAATGATTTAAAAGTCTATAACTCGCTCTCGGGCAAGAAGGAAATATTTGAGCCCCTGAACCCTCCGTTCGTAGGAATGTATGTTTGTGGCCCTACGGTTTACAGTGATGTCCATTTGGGTAATGTGCGCACTTTCATGTGCTTTGATGTGATCAACCGATATTTAAAATTTCGGGATTTCCGTGTGCGCTATGTTCGCAACATTACGGACGTTGGGCATTTGATTAATGATGCTGATGAAGGAGAAGATAAAATTGGGCGCATTGCCAAGCTTGAAAAAATTGAACCAATGCAAGTTGTTCAGCGCTATACTTCGGGCTTCCATCAGGTGATGTCATTGTTTAATATCCTACCACCCGACATTGAGCCATCAGCAACAGGGCATATTATTGAGCAAATTCAAATTATTCAGAAGATCATAGATGCCGGCTTTGCATATGAGTCTGAAGGGTCGATTTACTTTGACATTGCCAAATACAACGAGTCCAACAATTATGGTGAACTTTCAGGAAGAGTCATAGAAGACCTGCTTGAAACCACCCGAACACTGGATGGGCAAGAAGAAAAAAGAAGTAAAGCCGATTTTGCACTTTGGAAGAAAGCTTCTGAAGAGCACATCATGCGCTGGCCATCTCCATGGGGCGAGGGCTTCCCTGGCTGGCACCTTGAATGTACGGCAATGAGCACAAAATACCTTGGCGATCAGTTTGACATTCATGGCGGTGGACTGGACTTAAAATTCCCACATCACGAATGTGAAATTGCACAGGGAAAATCAGCGACAGGCAAAGACCCTGTAAAATACTGGTTGCACTCCAATATGCTGACGGTCAACGGCACGAAGATGAGTAAATCAAAAGGCAACAGCTTTTTACCTCATCAGCTGGTGTCTGGTAATCATGAGCTTCTGGAGAAAGGGTATTCTCCGATGACCGTTCGATTCTTCATGTTGCAGTCGCACTATTCAAGCCCATTGGACTTTTCCAATGACGCACTTAAAGCCGCTGAAAAAGGATACATCCGCCTGGCGAATGGTATGCGAACCCTTGGCAAGCTTTCTTATCAGCACGAAGAAGGGGTAGAGCCCAACGAAAAGCAGATCAAGCAGATCAATGGTATTTGTGACAATTGCTACCGTGCAATGAATGATGATTTCAATACTGCACAAACCATCGCTCACCTGTTTAACTTGTTGAAAAAAATCAACATGATCCATATTGGTCAGCTGAAATATGCCGAAATCGGTGAAGAAGTTTACAACCGTATGGTTGAAACATTCCAAGGTTTTGCTTTTGATGTTTTAGGACTACAAGAGGAACGCATTCAGGATGCCGACCCAATTATTGAGGTACTGCTTTCTCTTTACAAAGAGGCTAAAGATGCCAAGAACTATGACAAAGTAGATGAGATACGCTCCGCTTTGAAGGCACAGGGTATCGCCGTAAAAGATATGCGCACCCATATTGACTGGGCTTACGACGAAAAATAA